In the Clavelina lepadiformis chromosome 8, kaClaLepa1.1, whole genome shotgun sequence genome, one interval contains:
- the LOC143468403 gene encoding uridylate-specific endoribonuclease-like — MLKLFMFCLAVVGLVVGQSLRKSSCVDRCGIRFDRRLPCQCNKKCPIYGNCCPDYSTKCELTNSKRCQTSEVTQNDLSSISLKLYDLDVNRASPDDYVINPQAMTTSWHLRDMSPNRFFTSVNQNLLNKPTYQALINLLDNYEMIQGKDEYVTRAETDEIYTFLNAFMSTSIGRKLYEFLSEKGLSGCENKITFIENLKKMWFDLYSRGSHGMDTSGFEHVFVGEIKGSKVSGLHNWVQIYLQENSRRLNYYGYPGKAEPSFYYVRFE; from the exons ATGTTGAAACTATTTATGTTCTGTCTTGCAGTTGTTGGCTTGG TGGTCGGTCAAAGTTTGAGGAAATCATCCTGTGTTGACCGTTGTGGCATTCGCTTCGACCGTAGGCTACCTTGCCAGTGCAACAAAAAGTGCCCAATTTACGGAAACTGCTGTCCCGATTATTCCACAAAATGCGAACTCACCAATAGCAAGAGATGCC AGACATCGGAGGTCACGCAAAACGACCTTTCTTCAATTTCGTTAAAATTGTATGACCTTGATGTAAACCGAGCTTCCCCTGATGACTACGTAATCAATCCCCAAGCGATGACCACTAGCTGGCATCTTCGGGACATGTCTCCGAACAG ATTTTTCACTTCTGTAAACCAGAATTTACTCAACAAACCAACTTACCAAGCCTTGATCAATCTTCTTGACAACTATGAGATGATTCAAGGAAAAGACGAATATGTTACCCGGGCTGAAACAGATGAGATTTACACTTTCCTCAACGCATTTATGAGCACCAGCATAGGAAGAAAACTGTACGAATTTCTCAGTGAAAAAG GTCTGTCTGGATGTGAGAACAAGATCACGTTTATAGAAAACCTGAAGAAAATGTGGTTTGATTTGTACAGCCGAGGAAGTCATGGCATGGATACCAGCGG TTTTGAGCACGTGTTTGTCGGTGAGATTAAAGGTAGTAAAGTGTCTGGACTTCACAACTGGGTTCAAATTTATCTTCAAGAAAATTCACGAAGGTTGAATTACTACGGGTATCCGGGGAAGGCGGAA CCTAGTTTTTATTATGTACGCTTTGAATGA